The following DNA comes from Streptomyces sp. Ag109_O5-10.
ATCCGTACATTCCCACAATCCGTGTTCCTGGCCGAACGGACCGTAGTCAGCGCCCCCGGACACCCCTACCTTGTCGGCTGTGCGCCGACCCCCAGCTCTGCCGAACCAGCCAGGTCCTCCCTTCAACGCCCCCGCCGCCCGCAGACTCCGTGCCGCTCTCGGCATGGGGCCCCAGCACGTGGCCCACGATCTGCGGGCCTCGTACGGGCTGCCGTACGCCACGCCCGATCTCGTCCTCGCCTGGGAGCGCGGGACGGTGATCCCCAGCAGTCCCGAACTCACCGCGCTGGCAGGCGTGTTGTGGTGTGCCCCGGGCGAACTGATCGACCGGCCGCGCACCCTGCGCGAACACCGGATCGCCTGCGGGCTGGCCCCGGAGGACGTGGCCCTCACGGTCGGCCTCGACCTCCTCGGCTATCTCGCGATGGAGGAGGACGAGGACTGGCAGGGCACGGAACGGCAGTCCACCGCCCTGGCCGACATGCTCAGCCTCTCCCTGCCGGACTACGTCACCGTCACCGGCAAGGAGGAGAGACTGGCGGAGCTGCTGCGCAACGCGGTGACCACACGCTGGCAGGCCTACGTCCGCCAGGTGGGCAAGGTCGTCCCGCTCGACAAGCGCCTGATCGAGGACGCGCTGCGTGGGCTGCACGAGGAGTACCAGGGCCAGATGACGGCGACC
Coding sequences within:
- a CDS encoding XRE family transcriptional regulator, whose amino-acid sequence is MRRPPALPNQPGPPFNAPAARRLRAALGMGPQHVAHDLRASYGLPYATPDLVLAWERGTVIPSSPELTALAGVLWCAPGELIDRPRTLREHRIACGLAPEDVALTVGLDLLGYLAMEEDEDWQGTERQSTALADMLSLSLPDYVTVTGKEERLAELLRNAVTTRWQAYVRQVGKVVPLDKRLIEDALRGLHEEYQGQMTATLAWGDIPTTDSAEDKGRNFLTGIVAHFWNRVEDKRS